From the genome of Bifidobacterium asteroides, one region includes:
- a CDS encoding nucleotide pyrophosphohydrolase: MISKETETAVMDFVHERDWDQFHTPANLAKSICIEAAELLECYQWGDDPRDGDEGHVTDELADVLTYCIQLADRLDLDMDRIIMDKLQRTADRYPVATSRGSSRKYRPLQ, encoded by the coding sequence ATGATCAGCAAGGAAACAGAAACAGCAGTGATGGATTTTGTGCACGAGCGCGACTGGGATCAATTTCACACGCCTGCAAACCTAGCCAAATCCATCTGCATCGAAGCTGCCGAGCTCCTGGAATGCTATCAATGGGGGGATGATCCCAGGGACGGAGATGAAGGCCACGTGACCGACGAACTGGCTGACGTGCTCACCTATTGCATCCAGCTGGCGGATCGACTGGATCTGGACATGGACCGAATCATCATGGACAAACTGCAAAGGACTGCCGACAGATATCCGGTGGCCACTTCGCGCGGTTCCAGCCGAAAATACCGGCCCCTGCAGTAG
- a CDS encoding HAD family phosphatase, whose product MNMEHQKDNKARSAVGRRPLAVFWDMDGTLIDSEPYWHQAEVDLVREHGGDWNADLGWQVSGKPLTKVARVMRERGLDLPEDQIPDLLIDGVIAMEERHMPWIEGVRAILTDLVEVGVPSILVTTSPRRMAQAVVAKAPEGAFADYVCGDDGLAQKPDPAPYLHAASLVGINSPDLMAFCLAFEDTLTGITSAVASGATTVAYTGTNPVDTSSGPQFASLNRYVGVTLDDLSALIVERLGRSGSPATQTC is encoded by the coding sequence ATGAACATGGAGCATCAAAAGGATAATAAAGCCCGGTCTGCTGTGGGACGCCGGCCGCTTGCAGTCTTCTGGGACATGGACGGAACCCTGATCGATTCAGAGCCTTACTGGCATCAGGCGGAGGTCGATCTAGTGCGTGAGCATGGAGGAGACTGGAATGCCGACTTGGGGTGGCAGGTTTCCGGCAAGCCTCTGACCAAAGTGGCAAGGGTGATGCGGGAGCGTGGTCTTGACCTTCCTGAGGATCAGATCCCAGATCTGCTGATTGATGGAGTAATCGCCATGGAGGAGCGTCACATGCCATGGATTGAAGGGGTTCGTGCCATCCTGACAGACCTTGTTGAGGTTGGCGTCCCCTCGATTCTGGTCACTACTTCGCCACGCCGCATGGCTCAGGCTGTGGTCGCTAAGGCACCCGAGGGAGCTTTTGCCGACTATGTCTGCGGGGATGATGGGCTGGCGCAGAAGCCCGATCCTGCTCCCTATCTGCATGCGGCCAGTCTGGTGGGCATCAACAGCCCTGATTTGATGGCCTTCTGCCTGGCTTTCGAGGATACCCTGACCGGCATCACCTCGGCTGTGGCCTCAGGAGCTACTACTGTGGCTTATACCGGCACCAACCCGGTCGACACCTCATCAGGCCCCCAGTTCGCTTCCTTGAATAGATATGTTGGAGTAACCTTGGATGATTTGTCTGCTCTGATTGTCGAGCGACTCGGACGATCGGGGTCGCCGGCTACGCAGACTTGCTGA
- a CDS encoding alpha/beta hydrolase, producing MKKTALIHNSAIGLTISLILCLTCGLMSNLAQTDGGHVTKETLQIESPSGHRLSMDMLQPKTASPKHPAPAIVFAHGGNTNKEKSDDFQIEWARRGFVVVSFDLYGHGESEILNDQEWLVNGRGLYDTVEYLTSLPFVDADRIGVSGHSRGGNTIHESILIDNKRRHPLIKTVLYVSRDPVYRDNETAAFGYVPGKTNVVEAARKNTNGKYFNYYRERTVGVLAGKYDDYSFKEKDTSTGKIKPNPQYLKSNNARSFLNFGITPTDQTPAGISGRWYHKQINGHQASHVIYMENGTHGTVLFLSRPCTDAVQFMVQAFNLKTGLADGDHIYPVKMIGGLLGLIGLMLFMVYGTLCLVRTNLFKKAGSEEPARMRQADANKGGSVWLWVCLLSATAFSVASALTLFGLKVDKHIGNFFRQGMPLFYGVWGCLNAVFMIGLTILWYRMYARKRGIKVSDLDLPISGGRLWQTIKLALTVSLLAILLIFTCKFLFNSDFRFWYWAARPFTADKIPEMLKLLPFFLVAYGTTSVFINSLNYSTSFGRSPAANIGLLAFFDMLPALLIAVAGYGYFFATGVNGLFGNSTQIPDWMLTPLVPLAVMPLVTRAIYRHTRNPYLGGIITAIIVTIMTCINSQISFPA from the coding sequence ATGAAAAAAACCGCACTCATTCACAATTCAGCCATCGGCCTGACCATTTCCCTCATTCTCTGTCTGACGTGTGGACTTATGTCCAATCTGGCTCAAACCGATGGGGGACACGTTACCAAGGAGACGCTGCAAATTGAATCGCCGTCAGGCCACCGATTGAGCATGGACATGCTCCAGCCGAAAACAGCTTCCCCCAAGCACCCGGCACCTGCCATTGTCTTTGCTCACGGAGGCAACACCAACAAGGAGAAAAGCGATGACTTCCAGATTGAGTGGGCCCGCAGAGGTTTCGTCGTGGTATCTTTCGACCTCTATGGCCATGGCGAATCTGAAATCCTCAATGACCAGGAATGGCTGGTGAACGGGCGCGGACTGTATGACACAGTGGAGTACCTCACCTCTCTCCCCTTTGTCGACGCTGATCGGATAGGGGTTTCAGGGCATTCAAGAGGCGGGAACACCATACACGAATCCATCCTGATCGATAACAAGCGCCGGCATCCACTGATCAAGACCGTGCTCTATGTCAGCCGAGACCCGGTCTATAGGGACAACGAGACGGCTGCTTTCGGATATGTACCCGGCAAGACCAACGTCGTCGAAGCAGCCAGGAAGAACACCAACGGCAAGTATTTCAACTACTACCGTGAGCGCACCGTAGGAGTACTCGCCGGCAAATACGACGACTATTCTTTCAAGGAAAAAGATACGTCAACTGGCAAAATCAAGCCCAACCCACAGTACCTCAAATCAAATAACGCACGATCCTTCCTCAACTTCGGCATCACACCCACCGATCAGACCCCTGCAGGAATCAGCGGCCGGTGGTACCACAAGCAGATCAATGGCCATCAAGCTTCGCACGTCATATACATGGAGAATGGGACGCATGGAACGGTGCTCTTCCTATCCCGACCCTGCACTGACGCTGTTCAATTCATGGTGCAGGCTTTCAACTTGAAAACAGGCCTTGCCGACGGCGACCATATCTATCCTGTTAAAATGATCGGAGGGCTTCTTGGACTGATTGGCCTCATGCTCTTCATGGTCTATGGAACACTCTGTCTAGTCAGAACCAACCTCTTCAAAAAGGCCGGATCAGAGGAACCGGCACGCATGCGTCAAGCTGATGCCAATAAGGGAGGTTCAGTATGGCTTTGGGTCTGCCTGCTGTCAGCCACTGCCTTCTCAGTTGCCAGTGCCTTGACATTGTTCGGGCTGAAAGTCGACAAGCATATCGGCAACTTCTTTCGACAAGGCATGCCCTTGTTCTACGGTGTTTGGGGCTGTCTGAATGCCGTATTCATGATTGGACTGACGATTCTGTGGTACCGCATGTATGCGCGAAAGAGGGGCATTAAAGTCTCGGATCTTGATCTGCCCATCAGTGGGGGAAGACTTTGGCAGACAATAAAGCTTGCACTGACAGTGAGTCTTCTGGCTATATTGCTGATCTTCACCTGCAAGTTCCTCTTCAACTCCGATTTCCGGTTCTGGTACTGGGCCGCCAGACCATTCACCGCCGACAAGATTCCTGAGATGCTCAAGCTACTGCCCTTCTTCCTTGTAGCCTACGGAACCACATCGGTCTTCATCAATAGCCTGAATTACTCCACCTCATTCGGGAGGAGCCCAGCAGCCAACATAGGTCTGCTGGCATTCTTCGACATGCTGCCGGCCCTGCTTATAGCAGTAGCTGGATATGGGTATTTCTTCGCCACTGGAGTCAACGGTCTTTTTGGCAACAGCACACAGATACCGGACTGGATGCTGACACCCTTGGTTCCACTGGCCGTCATGCCTCTGGTGACCCGGGCGATCTACCGTCACACCCGAAATCCCTATCTGGGCGGCATCATTACCGCAATCATCGTCACGATAATGACCTGCATCAACTCGCAGATATCCTTCCCCGCCTGA
- the dnaG gene encoding DNA primase — translation MSGMIKKEDIEKVRAKADLYEIVSESVTLKPSGSGTYMGLCPFHDEKSPSFSVRPSMGVWHCFGCGLGGDVFTYVEQEENVEFGDAVEILADKYQIELHYENSRQDTRRGSKRSRLLEANEEAQRFFVSQIMSKEALAGRKLLAGRTFSQADSARFGCGYAPRGWDNLVRHLSTKGFTQQEMLDAGLARQGQRGVYDYFRGRVTWPIRDSTGRTLGFGARKLYEDDGISAKYINTPDTQLYRKNQVLYGIDLAKDAIVKKRQVVIVEGYTDVMACHLAGVDTAVATCGTAFGEDHAKIVRRLISDDALGAIQLVGPVQGSRVVFTFDGDAAGQKAALHAFGLDGSFLTQTFVAVARENLDPCDLRIQYGDEAVRSLVEHARPLYDFVIDTAVAMFDTQYTTGQMGAVKAVAPILAQIRDRSLVGAYTRKTARRIGVDLDLLRQEVNRARRKLHVKDQDAYAVRTSHRGAGESEGRAGHGSDDAMRRRSIQREDALRQGYHHIDDSVFICEQQFMGVLIQIPRAVGSDAFGQLSPDSFEVPIFRSLYRAVQAAGGLPDRKTPQGLWMHNLTKAGGPMLESAINELAVMPLPLNLDKQEDKQRGSGPGSEKGNEGDDQGAGSEDADTDVQLKQPSPEERQYASELLARLLDATYMRLIASARHRMNQLPDGQEKFNLLGQLTQYETQRNELRNQVFGNAE, via the coding sequence ATGTCCGGAATGATCAAGAAGGAAGACATTGAGAAGGTCAGGGCCAAGGCCGATCTGTATGAGATCGTATCTGAAAGTGTGACCCTGAAGCCTTCCGGTTCCGGCACCTACATGGGCTTGTGCCCCTTCCACGACGAGAAGTCCCCCTCCTTTTCAGTGCGTCCCTCCATGGGGGTCTGGCACTGCTTCGGCTGCGGCCTGGGCGGCGATGTCTTCACCTACGTGGAACAGGAGGAGAACGTCGAGTTCGGCGATGCCGTCGAAATCCTGGCAGACAAGTACCAGATCGAGCTGCATTACGAAAACTCCCGCCAGGACACGCGTCGCGGGTCCAAACGTTCCCGGTTGCTGGAGGCCAACGAGGAGGCTCAGCGTTTCTTCGTCTCGCAGATCATGAGCAAGGAGGCGCTGGCGGGGCGCAAGCTCTTGGCGGGCAGGACCTTTTCCCAGGCTGACAGCGCACGCTTCGGCTGCGGGTACGCCCCACGCGGATGGGACAACCTGGTTCGCCATCTGTCCACCAAGGGTTTCACCCAGCAGGAGATGCTGGACGCCGGGCTGGCCAGACAGGGGCAACGTGGGGTTTACGACTACTTCCGGGGCAGGGTCACCTGGCCCATCAGGGATTCCACAGGACGCACCTTGGGCTTCGGCGCTCGCAAGCTCTACGAGGACGACGGCATCAGCGCCAAGTACATCAACACGCCGGACACCCAGCTCTACCGCAAGAACCAGGTGCTCTACGGCATCGATCTGGCCAAGGACGCCATTGTCAAAAAGCGGCAGGTGGTCATTGTGGAAGGCTACACCGACGTCATGGCCTGCCACCTTGCCGGCGTCGATACGGCTGTAGCCACCTGCGGCACTGCCTTCGGCGAGGACCATGCCAAGATCGTCCGCCGGCTCATCTCCGACGATGCCCTGGGGGCCATCCAGCTGGTGGGGCCGGTCCAGGGATCCCGAGTGGTCTTCACCTTCGATGGGGATGCGGCCGGGCAGAAGGCCGCCCTGCATGCCTTCGGCCTTGACGGGAGCTTTCTGACGCAGACCTTCGTGGCGGTGGCTCGGGAGAATCTGGATCCATGCGATCTGCGCATCCAGTACGGCGATGAGGCTGTGCGATCCTTGGTTGAGCATGCCCGACCGCTGTACGACTTTGTCATCGACACTGCCGTGGCCATGTTCGACACCCAGTACACCACCGGGCAGATGGGGGCGGTCAAGGCCGTAGCGCCCATTCTGGCCCAGATCAGGGATCGCTCTCTGGTGGGGGCCTATACCCGCAAGACCGCCAGAAGAATCGGCGTGGATCTGGATCTGCTGCGTCAGGAGGTCAACAGGGCACGTCGCAAGCTGCATGTGAAGGACCAGGATGCCTATGCGGTCCGCACTTCTCACCGTGGTGCAGGTGAATCGGAGGGTCGTGCGGGCCATGGCAGTGACGATGCCATGCGACGCCGCAGTATACAGCGCGAGGATGCCCTTCGACAGGGCTACCACCACATCGATGATTCTGTCTTCATCTGCGAGCAGCAGTTCATGGGCGTGCTCATTCAGATTCCCAGGGCGGTTGGGTCGGATGCCTTCGGCCAGCTCAGTCCGGACAGTTTCGAGGTTCCGATTTTCCGCTCGCTCTATCGGGCTGTGCAGGCCGCCGGAGGGCTGCCCGACAGGAAGACGCCACAGGGACTGTGGATGCATAATCTAACCAAGGCGGGCGGGCCCATGCTGGAGTCGGCCATCAATGAGCTAGCCGTCATGCCCTTGCCGCTGAATTTGGATAAGCAGGAGGATAAGCAGCGAGGCTCAGGCCCAGGTTCCGAGAAAGGCAATGAGGGGGACGATCAGGGCGCGGGCTCCGAAGATGCGGACACGGATGTCCAGCTGAAGCAGCCTAGCCCGGAGGAGCGTCAGTACGCCTCCGAGCTGCTGGCAAGACTGTTGGACGCCACCTACATGCGTTTGATCGCTTCGGCCAGGCACCGGATGAATCAGTTGCCCGACGGTCAGGAGAAGTTCAACCTTCTTGGTCAGCTCACCCAGTACGAGACCCAGCGCAACGAATTGCGCAACCAGGTCTTCGGCAACGCCGAGTGA
- a CDS encoding deoxyguanosinetriphosphate triphosphohydrolase, translating into MGTDEEGGSRLLAEGYSARDQERWAPEPPKTSGRTPFERDRARLVHSSALRRLGAKTQILVAGTDDFARTRLTHTLEVAQIGRQIGTMLGCDPDVVDCACLAHDLGHPPFGHNGERALSSLASDIGGFEGNAQTLRLLTRLEPKVFHSDGRSAGVNLTRAALDAAVKYPWTLAEASAHPKGERTAKFCVYPDDQEVFHWLKQGAPRASTPMECQVMDLADDIAYSVHDVEDAIVVGSFLPERLAEPRIIDGVVQAAQSWYGDRWDADQLVRALETVRGMLPTGFDGSRRALATLKNTTSYLIGRFADSVEAATRSRHGHGPLTRYSAGLVIPSRTSYEIVALKGIAVYFVMAPREKEPFHAEQLKIVTDLVEVMMADSPAPSDALEDVFLEDWRQAGSDAERLRVAIDQVASLTDGSALALHSLVCP; encoded by the coding sequence ATGGGCACTGACGAGGAGGGCGGATCCCGCCTGCTGGCCGAGGGCTACTCCGCCCGGGATCAGGAACGGTGGGCTCCAGAGCCTCCAAAGACCAGCGGCAGGACTCCCTTCGAACGTGATCGGGCGCGCCTGGTCCATTCTTCGGCGTTGCGTCGGTTGGGGGCCAAGACGCAGATCCTGGTCGCTGGCACTGATGACTTTGCCCGCACGCGGTTGACCCACACCCTGGAGGTGGCTCAGATCGGACGGCAGATTGGGACCATGCTGGGCTGTGACCCCGACGTGGTGGACTGTGCCTGTCTGGCCCATGACCTGGGTCATCCGCCCTTCGGCCACAACGGCGAACGCGCCCTGTCCTCGCTGGCCTCGGATATAGGGGGATTTGAGGGCAATGCGCAGACCCTCCGTCTGCTGACCAGACTGGAGCCCAAGGTCTTCCACTCGGACGGACGTTCAGCAGGGGTTAACCTGACCAGGGCTGCTCTGGATGCTGCGGTCAAATACCCCTGGACCCTGGCTGAGGCCTCGGCTCATCCTAAGGGGGAGAGGACCGCCAAGTTCTGCGTCTATCCGGACGATCAGGAGGTCTTCCATTGGCTCAAGCAAGGGGCGCCGCGGGCCAGCACGCCTATGGAATGCCAGGTCATGGATCTGGCTGATGACATCGCTTACAGCGTCCACGACGTGGAGGATGCCATCGTGGTTGGTTCCTTCCTACCTGAACGACTGGCTGAGCCTCGAATCATCGATGGCGTGGTTCAGGCCGCCCAATCCTGGTATGGCGACCGCTGGGATGCCGACCAGTTGGTCCGAGCCCTGGAGACCGTCCGTGGCATGCTGCCGACAGGCTTCGATGGTTCACGCCGGGCCCTGGCTACTTTAAAGAACACCACCAGCTATCTGATCGGCCGCTTTGCCGACTCCGTGGAGGCGGCCACTCGAAGCCGCCACGGCCATGGTCCGCTGACCAGGTACTCGGCGGGACTGGTCATTCCTTCCCGGACCTCCTATGAGATTGTGGCCTTGAAAGGGATTGCCGTCTACTTCGTCATGGCTCCCCGCGAGAAGGAGCCCTTCCACGCAGAGCAGCTGAAAATCGTGACCGACCTGGTTGAGGTGATGATGGCCGATTCGCCAGCCCCCTCTGATGCCTTGGAGGATGTCTTCCTGGAGGATTGGCGCCAGGCAGGTTCGGATGCGGAGCGTCTGCGGGTGGCCATCGACCAGGTGGCCTCCCTGACCGACGGTTCGGCGCTGGCCCTGCATTCCCTGGTCTGCCCATAG
- a CDS encoding Ohr family peroxiredoxin has translation MATYTGNEPSNISYTAVAGITGGREGHADSHEPDLSLDLDTPKAMGGKGQGTNPEQLFAIGWGACFQGAMGLAGKELRVSATKLAQSRVRTHISLGDQGESFGIKALIEVCLPGVDRDLATRLVERTQELCPYSKATAGNVPTEVVVVDDLD, from the coding sequence ATGGCTACATATACAGGAAATGAACCAAGCAATATATCGTACACAGCTGTAGCTGGCATCACCGGTGGCCGCGAGGGCCATGCGGACAGCCACGAGCCCGATCTCTCCTTGGACCTGGACACGCCCAAGGCCATGGGGGGCAAGGGCCAGGGCACCAACCCCGAGCAGCTCTTCGCCATCGGCTGGGGCGCCTGCTTCCAGGGAGCCATGGGACTGGCCGGCAAGGAGTTGCGCGTGTCGGCCACCAAGCTTGCCCAAAGCAGGGTGCGCACCCATATCTCCCTCGGTGACCAGGGCGAGTCCTTTGGCATCAAGGCTCTGATCGAGGTTTGCCTGCCCGGCGTCGATCGTGATCTGGCCACCCGCCTGGTGGAGCGCACCCAGGAGCTTTGCCCCTATTCCAAGGCCACGGCGGGCAATGTGCCCACTGAAGTGGTGGTCGTGGACGATCTGGACTGA